GTGCGCGTCGACGGCGTGCCGGCGCTGCTGCCGCAGTCGCGCGTGCACGACCAGCAGAAGGTCGAGATCGAGGCCGGCGCCAAGCCCGAGCCGGTGGTGCCCGTCACCCTGCTGCTGCACAAGCCCGCCGGCATGGCCACCGACACCGCGCACCGGCTGCTGGTGGCCGCCAACCACCACGAACCCGAGCGCGCGGGCATGCGCTTCCTGCCGGTGCACGCCAAGGCGCAGCGCTGCATGACGCCGCTGGAAACCGGCGCCAGCGGGCTCGTGGTCTACACGCAGGAATGGCGCATCGAGCGCAAGCTGCAAGAGGACGCGGGCGTGCTCGAGCACGAGGTGATGGTCGACGTGGCCGGCAAGGTCAGCCCCGAGCAGCTCGTGCGCTTCGAGCGTTCGCCCGCGCGCGTGAGCATCGGCCGCCAGGCCGACGAGCAGACCGGCCTGCGCTTTGCGCTCAAGGGCGCGCGGCCCGGGCAGATCGCGCACCTGTGCGACGAAGCCGGCCTGCGCATCCTGGCCATGCGGCGCATCCGCATCGGCCGCGTGCCGCTGGCGGGGCTGGAGCCCGGCCAGTGGCGCTATCTTTCGCCGCACGAACGCTTTTGACATCGAAGAAGAGGCACGAAAGAGGCCCGAAGAGGAATCGACGACAGGAGACACAACCATGAAGTTCGGAACCAGGATTGCCGCACTCGCCTGCATCGCCCCTCTGGCGCTGGCGGGCTGCAGCTATCTGGCACCCCTGCTGCCCTCTTACACGCCGCCGCCGCCCGCGGCTGCGCCGCCGATCGTGTCGCCCAGCGGGCTCGCGCCGATCACCGAGGAGCAGGTGGAGCGCATCCGCGAGGCCATCGTCACCAAGCCGCCTTCGCCGGCCGTGGCCAAGGTGGTGCGAAGCGCCGCGCCCACCATCGAATCCTTCGTGCGCACCGAAGCCTGCATCACCGCGCGCAACGGCGCCGTGCTCAACCCATTCGCGGCGCCGGGGCGGCTGTTCGACGGCACCGGCTTCCAGGGCGGGCCGATGGCGGAGATGCAGTACCACGACAAGACCGCCTGCGTGACCGTCAAGCGCATCCAGAACTGGAAGATGGTCTCGCCGAAGCTGCTGCGCTTCGACGTGGTGTACGTGGGCGACGACGGCGAGGAACGCTCGGTCCGGCGGCATGAACTGATGCGCCAGCCCAGGGGCGGCTGGCTCTTCACGCGCTGAGCCCGCTGGCGGCCCGCGGCCGCCAGGGAAAGAAAAAAGTGTGAAGCCCGCCGATAAGCCGGATTCTGTGCGTTGGAGTTGCCCCCAACGTGACCGCCATTACTCTGGGCCGCTTGTCGCCAAACGGCTCGATGCCACCTACCCGCCAGCTCAGCGGAACCACCTCGATACTGGCCTACTTGGTGTTGCTGCGCGCAGAGATTGCCCGTTTCACCCGAACTCAATCGGCTCGTCTCTGTTGCTCTGATCCTCACCTCACGGTGGAGAGTCGTTAACTCCTGCGCTGTCCTGTGCAGTCCGGACGTTCCTCCAGTGCGGTCTTTCGACGCGGCGCCTTGCGGCGTCGCCCCTTGCGGGCTTGCACCAGCGGCGGTCTGGCGTGCTTCACGCAGGGGATTATCGCTCGATACCCTCGCGAGCGCCGGCCGTCCGCTCCACAATGGCGCTTCGACCGACCCGCCCTGCCCCGATAAAAGCCCAAGGAGATCCCATGAAGGCCCAGAACATCCTCCAGACCATCGGCAACACGCCGCACATCCGCATCAACCGCCTGTTCGGCAATGCGAAGCAGCAGGTGTGGATCAAGTCCGAGCGCGCGAACCCCGGCGGCTCCATCAAGGACCGCATCGCGCTGTCGATGGTGGAAGACGCCGAGAAATCCGGCGCGCTGAAGCCCGGCGGCACCATCGTCGAGCCCACCTCGGGCAACACCGGCATCGGCCTGGCGATGGTCGCGGCCGTCAAGGGCTACAAACTGATCCTCGTGATGCCCGACAGCATGTCGGTGGAGCGCCGCCGCCTCATGCTGGCCTACGGCGCCACCTTCGACCTGACGCCGCGCGCGGGCGGCATGAAGGCCTCCATTGCGCGCGCCGAGGAAATCGTGGCCGGCACGCCGGGCGCGTGGATGCCGCAGCAGTTCAACAACCCCGCCAACATCGACGTGCACATGCGCACCACGGCCGAGGAAATCGCGGCCGACTTTCCCGAAGGCATCGACGTGCTGATCACCGGCGTGGGCACCGGCGGCCACATCACGGGCGTGGCGCGGGTGCTCAAGAAGAAATGGCCGAAGCTGCAGGTGTTCGCGGTGGAGCCGGTGGCCTCGCCCGTCATCTCCGGCGGCCAGCCCTCGCCGCACCCGATCCAGGGCATTGGGGCGGGCTTCATCCCGAAGAACCTCGACACCTCGCTGCTGGACGGCGTGCTGCAGGTCGACGCCGAACCGGCGCGCGAGATGGCCCGCCGCTGCGCGGTCGAGGAAGGCATGCTCGTGGGCATTTCCTCCGGCGCCACGCTCGCGGCCATCGCGCAGAAGCTGCCCACGCTGGCGGCCGATGCGGTGGTGCTGGGGTTCAACTACGACACCGGCGAGCGCTACCTCTCGGTTGAAGGCTTCCTCCCGAACTGACAGCTATCTCTTTCATAGCGCCCTGGGCGCGTAAAATCTGCGGTCTGCTTGATAACCACAAGCCACACCGACATGCTGAGAATTTCCGAAATCAAACTGCCGCTCGACCACGACGACGCGGCGCTCCCCCAAGCCATTGCCACCGCCCTCGACACGCCGGTTTCCAGCGTGCGCGAGTTCAAGGTGTTCAAGCGCAGCTTCGACGCGCGCAAGCCGCAGCTGCTGCAGGTCTACATCGTCGACGTGCAACTGGCCGACGCCGGGCTCGAAGCCGCCCTGCTCGCCAGGCATGCCGGCCATCCGCACATGCAGCTCGCGCCCGACATGCGCTACACGCCGCCCGCGCATGCGCCCGAAGGCGCGCCCCGGCCGGTGGTGATCGGCTTCGGCCCCTGCGGCATCTTCGCGGCGCTGATGCTCGCGAAGATGGGCTTCAGGCCCATCGTGCTCGAACGCGGCAAGACCGTGCGCCAGCGTACGCGCGACACCTGGGGCCTGTGGCGCAAGAGCGTGCTCAACCCCGAGTCGAATGTGCAGTTCGGCGAAGGCGGCGCCGGCACGTTTTCGGACGGCAAGCTCTACAGCCAGATCAAGGACCCGCGCTTCCTCGGCCGCAAGGTGATGGAAGAGTTCGTGAAGGCCGGGGCGCCGCCTGAAATCCTCTACGTCGCGCATCCGCACATCGGCACCTTCAAGCTGGTGAAAGTGGTGGAGAACATCCGCGAGCAGATCGTCGCGCTGGGCGGCGAGATCCGCTTCGAGCAGCGCGTGACCGATGTGCAGATCGAAGACGGCCCCCACGGCAAACATCTTCGCGGCCTCACCGTGCTCGACCAGGCCACCGGCACGAGCAGCGAACTGCGCGCCGACCACGTGGTGATGGCGCTCGGCCACAGCTCGCGCGACACCTTCACGATGCTGCACGCGCGCGGCGTGCACATCGAGGCCAAGCCTTTTTCCATCGGCTTTCGCGTGGAGCATCCGCAGGGCCTGATCGACCGCGCGCGCTGGGGCCGCCATGCGGGCCATCCGCTGCTCGGCGCGGCCGACTACAAGCTGGTGCACCACGCGAGCAACGGCCGCTCGGTCTACAGCTTCTGCATGTGCCCGGGCGGCACCGTGGTCGCGGCCACCAGCGAGCCGGGCCGCGTGGTCACCAACGGCATGAGCCAGTATTCGCGCAACGAGCGCAACGCCAACGCGGGCATCGTGGTGGGCATCGATCCGCGCGACTTTCCCGGATGGACGCCCGAGACGCCGGGCGATGCGCTCGCTGGCATTGCGCTGCAGCGCGAGCTCGAATCCAACGCCTTCGTGCTCGGCGGCGGCGACTACCGCGCGCCGGGCCAGCTGGTGGGCGACTTCATCGCGGGCAAGCCCTCGACCGCGCTCGGCAGCGTGGTGCCGTCGTACAAGCCCGGCGTCACGCCGACCGACCTGCACCAGGCGCTGCCGGCCTACGCCATCGAGGCGATGCGCGAAGCCTTTCCCGCCTTCGGTCGCAAGATCAAGGACTTCGACCTGCACGATGCGGTGCTCACGGGCGTGGAAACGCGCACCTCCTCGCCGATCCGCATCACGCGCGGCGATGACTTCCAGAGCCTCAACGTGCGCGGCCTCTACCCCGCCGGCGAAGGCGCGAGCTATGCGGGCGGCATCCTGTCGGCCGGCGTCGACGGCATCAAGGTGGCCGAAGCGGTGGCGCGCAGCGTCACCGGGACATAAACAAGGAGCCACGACCCGTGCCGAACGACGATTTCCACTTCTACGAGCCCGCCAAGGGCCACGGCCTGCCGCACGATCCGTTCAATGCGATGGTCGGTCCGCGGCCGATCGGATGGATTTCGTCGCAGGACGAGAACGGCGCGCTCAACCTTGCGCCCTACAGCTTCTTCAACGCCTTCAACTACACGCCGCCCATCGTGGGCTTTGCGAGCATCGGCGCCAAGGACAGCCTGCACAACATCCGCCAGACGCGCGAGTTCGGCTGGAACCTGGCCACCCGGCCGCTGGCCGAGCAGATGAACCGGTCGTGCGCGGCCGTGCCGCCCGAGGTGAACGAGTTCGAGCTTGCCGGCCTCACGCCCGCGGCGTCGCGCCACATCGCGGTGCCGCGCGTGGCCGAGAGCCCGGTGTCCTTCGAATGCCGGCTCACGCAGCTGCTGCAGCTCGAAGGCGTGGACGGCGTGCCGGTACCCACCTGGCTGATCCTCGGCGAAGTGGTGGGCGTGCACATCGCGCGGCACCTGCTGAAGAACGGCATCTACGACACCGCCGCGGCGCAGCCCATCCTGCGCGGCGGCGGCCCGGCCGACTATTTCGAGATCAGCCCCGACAATCTGTTCAAGATGTTCCGCCCGCGCTGAACGCGCGGAATCTTTTTTTCCCGCCGCTGCCAGCCAACCTGACAAGAACCGACCGATGACCGACACCGCCACGCCCCAAGAAGAAATCCAGGAAGTCCAGCCGGCGGAAGCCGAGGGCGCCGCCCCGCAGCAGCAGCAGCCGAACGCCGATGGGCGACCGCCCCGGTCGCCGCGCGCGCCGCGCCAGCCACGGCAGCAGCAGCAAAAGCAGCAGAAGCCGAAGCAGGCGGCGCAGCAGCAACAGCCGCAGCGCGCGCGCAAGGTGCACCCCGCGCTGGAAAAACTGTTCGAGCTGTATCCGAACATGTTCGGCGCGCGCTTTCTGCCGCTGAAGCTCGGCGTGTTCCAGGACCTGCTCGAAAAGCACCCGGACGATTTCAAGAAGGACGACCTGAAGGTCGCCCTGGGCCTGCACGCACGCTCCACGCGCTACCTCGAAGCAGTGGCGGCGGGCCTTGCGCGCCACGATCTCGACGGCAACGTGGTCGAGCCGGTTGCGCCCGAGCATGTGCACCACGCCATCCTCGAGCTGCACCGCCGCCGCGCCCAGCGCAGCGGCGAAGACCTGCGCCCGCAGCTGGTGGCGCGCATCGCCCGCGCCGTCGAAGCCTCGGGCCTCGACCGCGAGGCCTATGCGGTGCTGGTGCGCTCGCGCGACGAAGAAACCAACGCCGTGCTCGACGAGGCGCTGGCCGAACTGGCCCGGCAGGCCGCCAAGCGCGAAGCGCTGCTGCGCGCCTTCGAGGCCAGCGGCCGCAGCAGCGAGCACGAGTTCGCCGAGATGTACGGCATGGATGCCGACGAAGTGGGCCGCACGCTCGCACGCGCACGGGCCGACCGGCAGCCGGCGCCTCCGGCGGCCTGATCGCCCGGCCGTCGCGCCCGCGCCCGCGCCGGCCCAAAGAAAAAGCCGCCACGGCGAACCGTGGCGGCTTTTTTTGCCGTTGCAGCGCGGATCGATCGATCAGCCGCGTGCGTTCTGCAGCGCCGCAATGCGCTCTTCGATCGGCGGGTGCGTGGCAAAGAGCTTGCCGATGCTGCCCGTGATGCCCATGGCTTCCACCGCCTTGGGCAACTCGCCGGCCGGCAGGCCGCCGAGGCGGGCCAGCGCGTTCATCATCGGCTGCTTCTGGCCCATGAGCGCGGCCGCGCCGGCATCGGCGCGGAATTCGCGCTGGCGCGAGAACCACGCCACCACGATGGCGGCGGCAAAGCCCAGCACGATGTCCAGCACGATGGTGCTCACGTAGTAGCCGATGCCCGGGCCCGACGAACGGTCGTCGCCGCGGCGCAGGAAGCTGTCGACCGCATAGCCGATCACGCGCGACAGGAACACGACGAAGGTGTTCATCACGCCCTGGATCAGCGTCATGGTGACCATGTCGCCGTTGGCGATGTGTGCCACCTCGTGGCCGATGACGGCCTCGACTTCTTCGCGCGTCATGCCCTGCAGCAGGCCGGTGGACACCGCCACCAGCGACGAGTTCTTGAAGGCGCCGGTCGCGAAGGCATTGGGCTCGCCCTCGAAGATGCCGACCTCGGGCATGCCGATGCCGGCCTTGTCGGCGAACTTGCGCACGGTGCCGACGATCCAGGCCTCATCGGGCGACTGGGGGTTGTCGATCATGTGCAGCTTGGTCGTCCACTTGGCCATGGGCTTGCTGATCAAGAGCGAAATGATCGCGCCGCCGAAACCCATGATGAGCGCGAAGCCGAGCAGTGCCGTGAGGTTCAGCCCGTTGGCCGTCAGGAAGCGGTTGACGCCGAGCAGGCTGGCGACGATGCCGAGCACTGCAACGACCATCACATTGGTCAAAACGAACAGAAGGATACGTTTCAAGTTGAATTCTCCGTGGGGAATGCTGCCGCATAGATGAGGACCGGATGGCCCCCTTCAAGCCGTGCAGAAAATGGTGCTCTTCCTGTGTCGTTCGGGTTCTGGAGGAGCCGCACCGCGGCTCGCGGGTAGAGCGATGATAGGAGCAAAAGTTCTACGGGCCGGGCCTGAAGACCTTGGAATCGTCGTAGAAATTCGCCGCCGCGTTGCCGGCCCACCAGCCCGGCACGCCGAGCACCGGCAGCGGAACAAAGGGTTTTTGCGCCAGGTATTCCGGCACGAGGCTGCGCGCCAGCGCCCGGTCGTCGAACGCCGCCGATCCACCGGCAGCCGGCGGCGGAAGCAGCAGCACATGCGCGGTGAGCGCCTTGCGCGGGGTCGCGAGTTTCTTGAGCAGCGCATGGCCGAACACCCACAGGCGCGCCTCGGGCCACAACGTGCGCTGCGCCACGAAAAGGGTGTGCCAGTCGCGCGCGGCCAGCGCCCGCCACAGCGGCTCAGGCGCGTCGAGCACGGCGCCGTTCTCGTCGAACAGCGTGAGCGCGTCGCGCAGCGGGCCGCGCGTGGCGCCGACGCCCGCGCGGGCGATCTCGGCGGCCTGCAGTTCGTTGAGGCGGCGCTTGGCCTCCGGAAAAGCGAGCCAGACGAGGCCGTTGAAGAAGTCGTGCAGGTTGTCGCGCGTCGGCACGGTGCCGGTCTGGAAGATGTGGGCCTCATAGGCCTGTCCCGCGGGCAGCTCCGACTGGGGCACAAAGGCGGGCCTGAAACCTGGCGCCGCTTCCTGCTGCAGCGCGGCTGCGACCGAGGTGTGGAGCGCCGCCTGCGCCGCCGCCTGGCCGATGGCGCGATAAGGCGCGAACCAGGGCTGCGCCCAGTCGATCGCCGCCAGGCTCAAGGCGCGGCGGCTCCGGTCCAGCGGATGCGGTCGGGGTGCTGCAGCACGGCGAACTCCGCCGGGAGCTTGTCGAACAGCTTGAGCGAACTGCCGTGCTTGCCGAGCAGCCCGGCCGCGCGCAGGGCCTGGGCCACGTCGTTGAGCGGCACGTCGGCACCGCTGCGCAGCGCAGGCGCCGCCCGCAGGATGAACTCGGCGGCCTCGGAAGGCGGCTGCGCCTGTGGCGGCTTCGCTGCCTTGGCGGTCTTTCGGGCCGGGGCCCTGGCGGGCGTCTTGGCAGCGGTCTTGCGGGCCGGGGTGGCCGCGCTCTCGTCGGTCTTCTGCGTCTTGGCCGGCGCACGCTTCGCGGCCACCTTGGCCGCGGCCTTCCTTGCCGGCGCGGTGCGGGGCGCGATCGGCGCGCCGTGATGCTGCAGGTCGGTGAACTCGTCGTAGACCGCCACGGTCTCTTCGCCGGTCTTGCCCTGCTGGCCCAGGCCGCAGACGCGGCAGCCCTTTTCGCGCAGGCGGATCACGAGCGGCGCAAAGTCGGAATCGGAAGACACCAGCACCACCACGTCGGGGCGCTCGGCAATCACGAGGTCGAGCGCATCGACCGCCAGCGCGATGTCGGTGCTGTTCTTGCCGGCCGAGAGATTGACCATCGGCCGCACCGACAGCCGCTTGAAAAGCGCCTGCTGCTTGAGCGCCGTTTCGGCGTTGCAGTAGGCGCGGCGCACATGGACCGCGCCGTGCTCGGCCAGGGTCCGCTGCACGGCCTGCTCGATCACGTCGGCCGAGACGTTGTCGGCATCGATCAGCAGCATCACACGCGGGGTGGGTGTCATGCGAGTCTCCAGGCGATGGTTTCACCACCGCGCAACGGCTTGAGCGTGGCGTCGCCGTAGGGCACGGTCTCGGGCAGGGTCCAGCTTTCGCGCTTCAGCGTGATAGTGCCGCTGTTGCGCGGCAGGCCGTAGAAGTCGGGGCCGTGGAAGCTCGCAAAGCCTTCGAGCTTGTCGAGCGCGTCCACGTTGTCGAAGGCCTCGGCATAGAGCTCGATGGCGGTCAGCGCGGTGTAGCAGCCGGCGCAGCCGAGCGCATGCTCCTTCAGGTGGGCCGGGTGCGGCGCGCTGTCGGTGCCCAGGAAGAAGCGGTCGCTGCCGCTGGTGGCCGCCTGGACCAGCGCCACGCGGTGCGTCTCGCGCTTGAGCACGGGCAGGCAGTAGTAGTGCGGGCGGATGCCGCCGGTGAAGATGGCGTTGCGGTTGTAGAGCAGGTGGTGCGCGGTGATGGTGGCTGCGGTGAAGCGGCCGGCATCGCGCACGTAGTGGGCGCCCTCCTGGGTGGTGAGGTGCTCGAACACCACCTTGAGCTCGGGGAAATCGCGGCGCAGCGGAATCATCACGCGATCGATGAAGACAGCCTCGCGGTCGAACAGGTCGACGGCCGGGTCGGTGACCTCGCCATGCACCAGCAGCAGCAGGCCGTGCTTCTGCATGGCTTCGAGCGTCTTGTAGGTGTGGCGGATGTCGGTCACGCCGGCATCGCTGTTGGTGGTGGCACCGGCCGGGTAGAGCTTGAGCGCGCGCACGCCGGCAGCGGCGGCCAGCGCGACTTCCTCGGGCGGGAGCCTGTCGGTCAGGTAGAGCGACATCACGGGCTCGAAGGCCGTCTCCTGCGGCACCGCCGCGCGGATGCGGTCGCGGTAGGCCATGGCCTGCGCCGCGGTGGTCACGGGCGGGCGCAGGTTGGGCATGACCAGCGCGCGGCCGAACTGGCGCGCGCTGTGGGGCACGACGGCTTCGAGGGCGGCGCCATCGCGCACGTGCAGGTGCCAGTCGTCGGGGCGGGTGATCGTGAGGGTGTCTGTCATGGCATGGGAATTGTCGCATCGCTGCTTTGGGCGCTGGTTGGCACATGTCGTGCTTGAGCGTTTCTTTCGCTCTTTTGCCATCTACACCGGAGTTCCATGTGAAGCGTGCTGCCCCTGCCCTGTCCCTGAAACCCCTGGCCGCCTGCGCGGCGCTCGCCGCCCTGGCCTTCGCGACGCCGGCCCTGGCCCAGGAGAAGACGCTGCGCATCGCCATGACCGCGGCCGACATTCCGCGCACGCTGGGCCAGCCCGACCAGGGCTTCGAGGGCAACCGCTTCACCGGCATCCCGATCTACGACTCGCTCACGCAATGGGACCTCTCCAAGGCCGATGCGCCGAGCGTGCTGATTGCCGGCCTCGCCACCTCGTGGGCGGTGGATGCCAAGGACAAGACGAAGTGGGTCTTCAAGCTGCGCCCCGGCGTCAAGTTCCACGACGGCTCGGCCTTCAATGCCGATGCCGTCATCTGGAACGTGCAGAAGGTGCTCGACAAGGACGCCCCGCAGTTCGACCCGAGCCAGGTCGGCGTGACCGCCTCGCGCATGCCCACGCTGCGCACCGCGCGCAAGATCGACGACCTGACAGTCGAGCTCAGCACCAGCGAGCCCGACGCCTTCCTGCCGATCAATCTGACCAATCTGTTCATGGCCTCGCCCGCGCAGTGGCAGAAGAAGTTCGACGCCGCGGCCGGCGCCACGCCCGCCGACAAGTCCAAGGCCGCCTGGACCGCCTTCGCGGCCGACCCCGCGGGCTCGGGCCCGTTCAAGGTCACGCGCTTCGTGGCGCGCGAGCGCCTGGAGCTGGCCGCCAACAAGGCCTACTGGGACGCGAAGCGCGTGCCGAAGATCGACAAGGTCGTGATGCTGCCGATGCCCGAGGCCAACGCGCGCACCGCCGCGCTGCTGGGCGGCCAGGTCGACTGGATCGAGGCCCCCGCGCCCGACGCCATGCCGCAAATCACGCAGCGCGGCTTCAAGATCTATTCCAACGCGCAGCCGCATGTGTGGCCGTGGCAGCTGTCGTTCGCCGAAGGCTCGCCCTGGCTCGACAAGCGCGTGCGCCAGGCCGCCAACCTGTGCATCGACCGCGGCGGCATGAAGCAGCTGCTCGGCGGCATGATGGCCGAGCCCAAGGGCACGGTGCCGCCCGGCCATCCGTGGTGGGGCAACCCCAAGTTCGACATCAGGTAC
This genomic window from Variovorax paradoxus contains:
- a CDS encoding NYN domain-containing protein, whose protein sequence is MTPTPRVMLLIDADNVSADVIEQAVQRTLAEHGAVHVRRAYCNAETALKQQALFKRLSVRPMVNLSAGKNSTDIALAVDALDLVIAERPDVVVLVSSDSDFAPLVIRLREKGCRVCGLGQQGKTGEETVAVYDEFTDLQHHGAPIAPRTAPARKAAAKVAAKRAPAKTQKTDESAATPARKTAAKTPARAPARKTAKAAKPPQAQPPSEAAEFILRAAPALRSGADVPLNDVAQALRAAGLLGKHGSSLKLFDKLPAEFAVLQHPDRIRWTGAAAP
- a CDS encoding RNA pseudouridine synthase, producing MSGASDEGIRLAKRVAALAGCSRREAELLIENGAVRVDGVPALLPQSRVHDQQKVEIEAGAKPEPVVPVTLLLHKPAGMATDTAHRLLVAANHHEPERAGMRFLPVHAKAQRCMTPLETGASGLVVYTQEWRIERKLQEDAGVLEHEVMVDVAGKVSPEQLVRFERSPARVSIGRQADEQTGLRFALKGARPGQIAHLCDEAGLRILAMRRIRIGRVPLAGLEPGQWRYLSPHERF
- a CDS encoding ProQ/FINO family protein codes for the protein MTDTATPQEEIQEVQPAEAEGAAPQQQQPNADGRPPRSPRAPRQPRQQQQKQQKPKQAAQQQQPQRARKVHPALEKLFELYPNMFGARFLPLKLGVFQDLLEKHPDDFKKDDLKVALGLHARSTRYLEAVAAGLARHDLDGNVVEPVAPEHVHHAILELHRRRAQRSGEDLRPQLVARIARAVEASGLDREAYAVLVRSRDEETNAVLDEALAELARQAAKREALLRAFEASGRSSEHEFAEMYGMDADEVGRTLARARADRQPAPPAA
- the cysK gene encoding cysteine synthase A — encoded protein: MKAQNILQTIGNTPHIRINRLFGNAKQQVWIKSERANPGGSIKDRIALSMVEDAEKSGALKPGGTIVEPTSGNTGIGLAMVAAVKGYKLILVMPDSMSVERRRLMLAYGATFDLTPRAGGMKASIARAEEIVAGTPGAWMPQQFNNPANIDVHMRTTAEEIAADFPEGIDVLITGVGTGGHITGVARVLKKKWPKLQVFAVEPVASPVISGGQPSPHPIQGIGAGFIPKNLDTSLLDGVLQVDAEPAREMARRCAVEEGMLVGISSGATLAAIAQKLPTLAADAVVLGFNYDTGERYLSVEGFLPN
- a CDS encoding ABC transporter substrate-binding protein, yielding MKRAAPALSLKPLAACAALAALAFATPALAQEKTLRIAMTAADIPRTLGQPDQGFEGNRFTGIPIYDSLTQWDLSKADAPSVLIAGLATSWAVDAKDKTKWVFKLRPGVKFHDGSAFNADAVIWNVQKVLDKDAPQFDPSQVGVTASRMPTLRTARKIDDLTVELSTSEPDAFLPINLTNLFMASPAQWQKKFDAAAGATPADKSKAAWTAFAADPAGSGPFKVTRFVARERLELAANKAYWDAKRVPKIDKVVMLPMPEANARTAALLGGQVDWIEAPAPDAMPQITQRGFKIYSNAQPHVWPWQLSFAEGSPWLDKRVRQAANLCIDRGGMKQLLGGMMAEPKGTVPPGHPWWGNPKFDIRYDVKAAQALMTQAGYSAAKPIKVKVQISASGSGQMQPLPMNEFAQQSLKQCFFDVEFDVIEWNTLFTNWRKGVKDPSANGANATNVSFAAMDPFFAMVRFVSTKTFPPVSNNWGYYGNAEVDKLVADARTSFDDKARDAALARLHAHIVDDAPFVWIAHDVGPRALSAKVKNVVQPKSWFIDIATMTMD
- a CDS encoding DUF3025 domain-containing protein, translating into MSLAAIDWAQPWFAPYRAIGQAAAQAALHTSVAAALQQEAAPGFRPAFVPQSELPAGQAYEAHIFQTGTVPTRDNLHDFFNGLVWLAFPEAKRRLNELQAAEIARAGVGATRGPLRDALTLFDENGAVLDAPEPLWRALAARDWHTLFVAQRTLWPEARLWVFGHALLKKLATPRKALTAHVLLLPPPAAGGSAAFDDRALARSLVPEYLAQKPFVPLPVLGVPGWWAGNAAANFYDDSKVFRPGP
- a CDS encoding NAD(P)/FAD-dependent oxidoreductase, which translates into the protein MLRISEIKLPLDHDDAALPQAIATALDTPVSSVREFKVFKRSFDARKPQLLQVYIVDVQLADAGLEAALLARHAGHPHMQLAPDMRYTPPAHAPEGAPRPVVIGFGPCGIFAALMLAKMGFRPIVLERGKTVRQRTRDTWGLWRKSVLNPESNVQFGEGGAGTFSDGKLYSQIKDPRFLGRKVMEEFVKAGAPPEILYVAHPHIGTFKLVKVVENIREQIVALGGEIRFEQRVTDVQIEDGPHGKHLRGLTVLDQATGTSSELRADHVVMALGHSSRDTFTMLHARGVHIEAKPFSIGFRVEHPQGLIDRARWGRHAGHPLLGAADYKLVHHASNGRSVYSFCMCPGGTVVAATSEPGRVVTNGMSQYSRNERNANAGIVVGIDPRDFPGWTPETPGDALAGIALQRELESNAFVLGGGDYRAPGQLVGDFIAGKPSTALGSVVPSYKPGVTPTDLHQALPAYAIEAMREAFPAFGRKIKDFDLHDAVLTGVETRTSSPIRITRGDDFQSLNVRGLYPAGEGASYAGGILSAGVDGIKVAEAVARSVTGT
- a CDS encoding flavin reductase family protein encodes the protein MPNDDFHFYEPAKGHGLPHDPFNAMVGPRPIGWISSQDENGALNLAPYSFFNAFNYTPPIVGFASIGAKDSLHNIRQTREFGWNLATRPLAEQMNRSCAAVPPEVNEFELAGLTPAASRHIAVPRVAESPVSFECRLTQLLQLEGVDGVPVPTWLILGEVVGVHIARHLLKNGIYDTAAAQPILRGGGPADYFEISPDNLFKMFRPR
- the pyrC gene encoding dihydroorotase, giving the protein MTDTLTITRPDDWHLHVRDGAALEAVVPHSARQFGRALVMPNLRPPVTTAAQAMAYRDRIRAAVPQETAFEPVMSLYLTDRLPPEEVALAAAAGVRALKLYPAGATTNSDAGVTDIRHTYKTLEAMQKHGLLLLVHGEVTDPAVDLFDREAVFIDRVMIPLRRDFPELKVVFEHLTTQEGAHYVRDAGRFTAATITAHHLLYNRNAIFTGGIRPHYYCLPVLKRETHRVALVQAATSGSDRFFLGTDSAPHPAHLKEHALGCAGCYTALTAIELYAEAFDNVDALDKLEGFASFHGPDFYGLPRNSGTITLKRESWTLPETVPYGDATLKPLRGGETIAWRLA
- the htpX gene encoding protease HtpX — its product is MKRILLFVLTNVMVVAVLGIVASLLGVNRFLTANGLNLTALLGFALIMGFGGAIISLLISKPMAKWTTKLHMIDNPQSPDEAWIVGTVRKFADKAGIGMPEVGIFEGEPNAFATGAFKNSSLVAVSTGLLQGMTREEVEAVIGHEVAHIANGDMVTMTLIQGVMNTFVVFLSRVIGYAVDSFLRRGDDRSSGPGIGYYVSTIVLDIVLGFAAAIVVAWFSRQREFRADAGAAALMGQKQPMMNALARLGGLPAGELPKAVEAMGITGSIGKLFATHPPIEERIAALQNARG